The following proteins are co-located in the Primulina tabacum isolate GXHZ01 chromosome 11, ASM2559414v2, whole genome shotgun sequence genome:
- the LOC142519681 gene encoding uncharacterized protein LOC142519681, with product MPPPAYDRPVCPKCGKIHTGECLVGSNRCFRCGGFGHVVKNCPVKGEKGNDRVQGRIFAMNKEGANPDSSVISGCTVQVNEKVYFADLIVILMVAFDVILGMDWLSSYCAVIDCVAKMVRFHAKYDDSGIFQSSVILLDAPYISCLKAHEMLSKGCQGFLAVVIDVNIEMTRKLNEIEVVRDFPDVFADNVPGLPPDREVEFVIDVVPGTVPISKAPYRMASTEMKELKNQLQDLLDKGFIRPSSSPWGAPGATVFSKIELRSGYYQLKVREADVPKTAFRTSIAVDPMKIEAIKKWPIPTTVSEVRSFLGLEGKANVIADALSCKSVSSLSSLIQKPLLLDLQRSEITIVEQGTIARISALVIRPTFIDRIRQEEPNDNQLMELRSKADKKGNTEFAMDIDDLLTWRGRILFPVQVKIEHQRPAGTLQSLPIPQWKWEHITMDFVTGLPGTPKGYNSIWVIVHRLTKSAHFLPVKMTFTMNQYAEVYVAEILRLHGIPVSIVSDRDPRKCRSPLNWDEVGERKLLGPELVQQTADVITLIQDRMKTAQTRKKSYTDNRRRPLEFEVGDHVLIKIATLKGVMRFGKKGNLSPRFIGLFEILDRIGERAYRLALPPDLDRVHNVFHVSMLIKYISNPSHVLRHEPLDLMPNLTYQEVPIQILDCKVKELRNKEIGIIKILWRNQLVDDATWEPEEEMKQRYPELFAQ from the exons ATGCCACCGCCTGCGTATGATCGACCTGTATGTCCAAAATGTGGCAAAATTCATACAGGTGAGTGTTTGGTTGGAAGTAATCGATGCTTTCGTTGTGGAGGTTTTGGACATGTCGTCAAAAATTGTCCAGTAAAGGGTGAGAAAGGGAATGATAGGGTTCAAGGCAGAATCTTTGCAATGAACAAAGAAGGCGcaaatcctgattcttctgttATATCAG GTTGTACAGTACAAGTGAATGAGAAAGTCTATTTTGCTGATCTTATTGTTATTCTCATGGTGGCgtttgatgttattttgggaatggactggctatcGTCATATTGTGCTGTTATTGACTGCGTGGCTAAAATGGTGCGATTTCATGCAAAATATGATGATAGCGGGATTTTCCAGAGTTCAGTTATTTTGCTTGACGCTCCTTATATTTCTTGTCTCAAAGCTCATGAAATGTTATCAAAGGGGTGTCAGGGGTTTTTAGCTGTTGTGATTGATGTGAATATTGAGATGACGAGGAAGTTGAATGAGATTGAGGTTGTTCGGGATTTTCCTGACGTATTTGCAGATAATGTGCCTGGATTACCACCTGACCGTGaagttgagtttgtgattgacgtggttccaggtacagttccgatttcgaaaGCTCCTTACCGAATGGCCTCGACTGAAATGAAGGAACTGAAGAatcagttgcaggatctattagACAAAGGCTTTATTCGTCCGAGTTcttctccgtggggagctcca GGAGCAACAGTGTTTTCAAAGATCGAGctgcgttctggttattatCAGCTGAAAGTTAGGGAAGCCGACGTCCCTAAaactgcattcagaaccag CATTGCTGTGGATCCCATGAAGATTGAAGCGATTAAAAAATGGCCTATTCCTACGACAGTCTCCGAGGTgcgtagttttcttggtttggaaG GTAAAGCAAATGTcattgcagatgctttgagctgCAAGTCAGTTTCTTCTTTGAGCTCATTGATTCAGAAACCGTTGTTATTGGATCTGCAGAGGAGCGAGATCACTATAGTAGAGCAAGGGACCATCGCTAGAATTTCAGCTTTGGTTATTCGACCTACGTTTATAGATAGGATACGTCAGGAGGAGCCTAATGATAATCAATTGATGGAATTGCGATCCAAAGCCGATAAGAAAGGAAATACAGAGTTTGCGATGGacattgatgatttgttaacGTGGAGAGGTCGGATATTGTTCCCAGTG caAGTAAAGATTgagcatcaaagacctgctGGAACTTTGCAATCCCTCCCAATACCtcagtggaagtgggagcacatcaccatggactttgtaacGGGACTTCCAGGAACACCAAAGGGTTATAactccatctgggtgattgttcaTAGGTTAACCAAGTCGGCTCATTTTCTTCCGGTCAAGATGACGTTTACAATGAACCAGTATGCTGAAGTTTATGTAGCTGAAATTttgagacttcatggtattcctgtgtcaattgtatctgatcgtgacccgAG GAAATGTAGGTCACCATTGaactgggatgaagtcggtgaaagaaAGCTGTTAGGACCAgaattggtccaacagacagctgatgtgatTACTTTAATCCAggacagaatgaagacggcTCAAACCAGAAAGAAAAGTTATACCGATAACCGAAGAAGGCCTTTGGAGTTCGAAGTTGGAGATCACGTTCTTATCAAAATTGCTACTCTCAAAGGGGTAATGAGATTCGGGAAGAAAGGTAATCTGAGCCCAAGATTTATCGGCCtatttgaaattctggacagGATAGGAGAAAGAGCATATCGTCTTGCCTTACCACCGGACTTGGATAGAGTCCACAATGTATTTCACGTCTCAATGCTTATAAAGTACATCTCGAACCCTTCCCATGTTCTCAGACATGAACCGTTGGATCTGATGCCGAACTTGACTTATCAAGAAGTACCAATCCAGATTTTAGATTGCAAGGTTAAAGAACTGAGGAATAAGGAGATCGGCATTATCAAGATTCTTTGGCGTAATCAGTTGGTTGACGATGcaacgtgggaaccagaggaggAAATGAAGCAACGATATCCTGAGTTATTTGCACAGTAA
- the LOC142519682 gene encoding uncharacterized protein LOC142519682 translates to MPPKREAPEGEDSLSSRVVGEFSKLLKEQAKVHGEQIQQLLRMQNAGRESEREQVRPEPGIEGAYERFHKMKPPEFDGSTNPMVALEWVKAVEAIYDYLQFGDKDRVSYALFLLTKTTRTWWDATKISVNVSALKWQEFKYLFYDKYFPRDVRSQKVKEFLELKQGNMSMQEYILTFEEGCQFVPYLASNYIEKGEHFLIGVRAEIKRDVRMSKAASYKEIVEKARMAEQEEKEIDRER, encoded by the coding sequence ATGCCGCCTAAGCGTGAAGCACCAGAAGGGGAGGATAGTTTATCATCTAGAGTGGTTGGTGAATTTAGCAAATTACTGAAAGAACAGGCCAAGGTACATGGCGAGCAAATTCAGCAGCTCTTACGGATGCAGAATGCAGGGCGAGAGAGTGAGAGAGAGCAAGTGAGGCCCGAGCCCGGTATTGAAGGCGCATACGAAAGATTTCATAAGATGAAGCCACCAGAATTTGATGGTAGCACTAATCCCATGGTCGCCTTGGAATGGGTCAAAGCTGTGGAGGCTATTTATGATTATCTTCAGTTTGGAGATAAAGATCGAGTCAGCTATGCCCTTTTTCTACTGACCAAGACGACAAGGACTTGGTGGGACGCCACCAAGATATCAGTTAATGTCTCGGCACTCAAGTGGCAGGAgtttaaatatttattctacGACAAATATTTTCCTCGAGATGTTCGAAGTCAGAAAGTGAAGGAATTTCTAGAACTAAAGCAAGGAAATATGTCAATGCAAGAGTATATTCTCACATTCGAAGAGGGCTGTCAGTTTGTCCCATATCTGGCCAGCAATTACATCGAAAAGGGCGAGCATTTTCTTATAGGTGTCCGAGCTGAAATTAAAAGAGACGTTCGAATGTCTAAAGCTGCTTCATATAAAGAGATAGTTGAAAAAGCAAGGATGGCCGAGCAAGAAGAGAAGGAAATTGATAGAGAAAGATAG